Proteins from a genomic interval of Abditibacteriota bacterium:
- a CDS encoding ROK family protein, producing the protein GEKLGEGLSLLIDILNPEVIVIGSVFARNVDLFKPAAMRAIERETISYSRAAVRLEPAALGDSIGDYAAICLAMEAEKK; encoded by the coding sequence GGTGAAAAGCTGGGAGAGGGCTTGTCCCTGCTCATAGACATACTCAATCCCGAGGTCATCGTCATAGGCAGCGTGTTTGCCCGCAACGTGGACCTCTTCAAGCCCGCTGCCATGAGAGCCATAGAAAGAGAGACCATCTCTTACTCCCGGGCAGCCGTCAGGCTGGAGCCGGCGGCCCTGGGAGACAGCATAGGCGACTACGCCGCCATATGCTTGGCTATGGAAGCGGAGAAAAAATAA